A section of the Cryobacterium soli genome encodes:
- the lexA gene encoding transcriptional repressor LexA — translation MDVIQRSVRDRGYPPSMREIGDAVGLSSLSSVTHQLHQLQLSGYLRRDPNRPRALEVLIEVPQSGDDVVPGAPDDYQAGIQVGDAAMVPLVGRIAAGIPIMADQQIDEIFPLPRQLVGKGELFMLKVVGESMIDAAICDGDWVVIRQQKTAENGEIVAAMLDGEATVKVFRQRDGHTWLLPRNTNFEPILGDYAEVLGKVVAVLRSV, via the coding sequence ATGGACGTCATCCAGCGCTCGGTGCGCGACCGCGGGTATCCGCCGAGCATGCGGGAGATCGGCGACGCCGTGGGCCTCTCTTCTCTGTCGAGCGTGACGCACCAGCTCCACCAGCTGCAGCTGAGCGGGTACCTGCGCCGCGACCCCAACCGGCCGCGCGCGCTCGAGGTGCTCATCGAGGTGCCGCAGTCAGGCGACGACGTCGTGCCCGGCGCACCCGATGACTATCAGGCCGGCATCCAGGTGGGTGACGCGGCGATGGTGCCGCTCGTCGGCCGCATCGCCGCCGGTATCCCGATCATGGCCGACCAGCAGATCGACGAGATCTTCCCGCTCCCCCGCCAGCTGGTGGGCAAGGGCGAACTGTTCATGCTCAAGGTGGTCGGTGAGTCGATGATCGACGCCGCGATCTGCGATGGCGACTGGGTGGTCATCCGCCAGCAGAAGACGGCCGAGAACGGCGAGATCGTCGCCGCGATGCTCGACGGTGAGGCCACCGTCAAGGTGTTCCGCCAGCGCGACGGCCACACCTGGCTGCTGCCCCGCAACACCAACTTCGAGCCCATCCTGGGCGACTACGCCGAGGTTCTCGGCAAGGTCGTCGCCGTGCTCCGGTCGGTCTAA
- the metE gene encoding 5-methyltetrahydropteroyltriglutamate--homocysteine S-methyltransferase encodes MTTTVSAFPTGTILGYPRIGRRRELKKAVESFWAGRIDADELEATAAALRNTTRERLVGLGLGRTDSSIPESFSFYDQVLDAAVTVGAIPARFADLVDADGHLDLAGYFTLARGAGENLPLEMTKWFDSNYHYLVPEIGPETTFSLASDRIVREFEEAVAAGFLTRPVIVGPVTFLLLAKPSSDTPAGFHPLDRLDDLLPVYATLIERLAAAGAEWVQLDEPGLVSESIDIPRDTALAALARAYAVLGAVPNRPALFVAAPYGSLDDALPVLAASAVEAIGLDLVRGTVPTSPAGLGDTVLVAGVIDGHNIWRGDLAAAFETVGRLSALSDKIAVSSSTSLLHLPHDVTDESTLGADLVGWLAFADQKIGQIATLARGLTKGQAAIQADLDAATASLAARRVSPGVRDGAVRARLDSLTPADFSRGDYETRLAAQEAVLALPPLPTTTIGSFPQTGEIRRARARLVSGELAPADYQELMRAEIGRVVQLQEDLGLDVLVHGEPERNDMVQYFAENLDGFAVTENGWVQSYGSRCTRPSILWGDVSRPAPITVEWSSYTQSLTEKPVKGMLTGPVTILAWSFVRDDQPLGETARQVALALRDEIGDLEAAGIQVVQVDEPALRELLPLKKKDHADYLDWSVGSFRLATAGVADATQIHTHLCYSEFGVVIDAIRNLDADVTSIEAARSKMEVVADIQTSGFDHGIGPGVYDIHSPRVPGVAEITELLERALESIPARQVWVNPDCGLKTRGYAETVESLRNIVDATRAVRATLV; translated from the coding sequence ATGACCACCACCGTTTCCGCATTCCCCACCGGAACGATCCTCGGCTACCCGAGAATCGGGCGCCGCCGCGAACTCAAGAAGGCTGTCGAATCGTTCTGGGCCGGCCGGATCGACGCCGATGAGCTCGAGGCCACCGCCGCGGCGCTCCGGAACACCACCAGGGAACGGCTCGTCGGGCTGGGCCTGGGGCGCACCGACTCGTCGATCCCGGAGAGTTTCTCCTTCTACGATCAGGTGCTGGATGCGGCGGTCACCGTCGGCGCCATCCCCGCCCGGTTCGCCGACCTCGTCGACGCCGACGGTCACCTCGACCTGGCCGGATACTTCACCCTGGCGCGCGGCGCGGGAGAGAACCTGCCGTTGGAGATGACCAAGTGGTTCGACTCCAACTACCACTACCTGGTGCCGGAGATCGGCCCGGAGACCACCTTCTCGCTCGCCAGCGACCGCATCGTGCGCGAATTCGAGGAGGCAGTGGCCGCCGGATTCCTCACCCGCCCGGTCATCGTCGGCCCGGTCACGTTCCTACTCCTCGCCAAGCCGTCGAGCGACACCCCGGCCGGGTTCCACCCGCTCGACCGCCTGGACGACCTGCTGCCCGTGTACGCGACGCTGATCGAACGCCTTGCCGCTGCGGGCGCCGAGTGGGTGCAGCTGGACGAGCCCGGACTGGTCAGTGAGAGCATCGACATCCCGCGGGACACCGCCCTGGCGGCCCTCGCGCGGGCCTACGCTGTGCTCGGCGCCGTCCCGAACAGGCCCGCGCTGTTCGTGGCAGCACCCTACGGCAGCCTGGATGACGCGCTGCCCGTGCTGGCCGCATCCGCGGTCGAGGCGATCGGACTCGATCTCGTGCGCGGCACGGTGCCCACCAGCCCGGCCGGGCTGGGCGACACCGTCCTGGTCGCCGGCGTGATCGACGGCCACAACATCTGGCGCGGCGACCTCGCGGCGGCCTTCGAGACCGTCGGCCGGCTCAGCGCGCTGAGCGACAAGATCGCCGTGTCCAGCTCGACCTCCCTGCTGCACCTGCCGCACGACGTGACCGACGAGAGCACGCTCGGCGCGGACCTTGTCGGATGGCTCGCCTTCGCCGACCAGAAGATCGGCCAGATCGCCACCCTGGCCCGTGGCCTCACCAAGGGCCAAGCGGCCATCCAGGCCGACCTCGACGCCGCCACGGCCTCTCTCGCCGCCCGCCGGGTGTCACCGGGGGTACGCGACGGCGCTGTGCGCGCCAGGCTCGATTCGCTCACTCCGGCCGACTTCAGTCGCGGCGACTACGAGACCCGTCTGGCCGCGCAGGAGGCTGTGCTCGCTCTGCCGCCGCTGCCGACTACGACGATCGGGTCGTTCCCGCAGACCGGCGAGATCCGCCGCGCCCGCGCCCGCCTGGTCTCCGGCGAGCTCGCCCCCGCCGACTACCAGGAACTCATGCGCGCCGAGATCGGCCGGGTCGTGCAGCTCCAGGAGGACCTCGGCTTGGACGTGCTTGTGCACGGCGAACCCGAACGGAACGACATGGTGCAGTACTTCGCCGAGAACCTCGACGGCTTCGCCGTCACCGAAAACGGCTGGGTGCAGTCCTACGGCAGCCGGTGCACGCGCCCGTCGATCCTCTGGGGCGACGTGTCCCGCCCGGCGCCGATCACGGTTGAGTGGTCCAGCTACACCCAGAGCCTCACCGAGAAGCCCGTGAAGGGCATGCTCACCGGACCGGTCACCATCCTGGCCTGGTCGTTCGTGCGTGACGACCAGCCGCTGGGGGAGACCGCCCGCCAGGTGGCGCTGGCGTTGCGCGACGAGATCGGCGACCTGGAGGCCGCGGGCATCCAGGTGGTGCAGGTCGACGAGCCCGCCCTGCGGGAACTGCTGCCGCTGAAGAAGAAGGACCACGCCGACTACCTGGACTGGTCGGTGGGCTCGTTCCGGCTGGCCACGGCCGGGGTGGCCGACGCGACGCAGATCCACACCCACCTCTGCTACTCAGAATTCGGCGTCGTCATCGACGCCATCCGCAACCTGGATGCCGACGTGACCAGCATCGAGGCGGCGCGGTCGAAGATGGAGGTCGTGGCGGACATCCAGACCAGCGGCTTCGACCACGGCATCGGCCCGGGCGTCTACGACATCCACTCGCCGCGGGTGCCCGGCGTGGCCGAGATCACCGAGCTGCTCGAGCGGGCCCTCGAATCGATCCCCGCCCGCCAGGTCTGGGTGAACCCGGACTGCGGGTTGAAGACCCGCGGGTACGCGGAGACCGTCGAGTCGCTCCGCAACATCGTGGACGCCACCCGCGCCGTGCGGGCGACGCTGGTCTGA
- a CDS encoding methylenetetrahydrofolate reductase, with the protein MSAAVASTSADPACPPSTPFSFELYPPKTDAAATALHATIDSLAAAGPEFISVTYGASGSSRTSSLDVLRYIRTATRVDPMAHLTCVGSSHAQASSLIREFLDAGVRSFLALRGDPPAGSTEDDAFLGDLHSAGELVQLIHRVQAERVPYQETPIPGLPQARAVKTEREHVRIAVAAFPNGHPRSRSTAQDIDTLLAKQAAGANLAITQLFFHADHYLSFIQRAREAGVEFPILPGIMPVTSPGRLRRILELSGEELPAELSIQLEVEPTVEGQREIGISHAAALAEKLIAGGAPGLHLYAFNQHETVLAVLDRAGALAPAAPVAASQCPPSTFASTSPAASATAGTHSTKDY; encoded by the coding sequence ATGAGCGCAGCCGTTGCGTCCACATCTGCAGACCCTGCCTGTCCGCCGAGCACCCCGTTCTCGTTCGAGTTGTACCCGCCCAAGACGGATGCCGCCGCGACGGCCCTGCACGCCACCATCGACTCCCTGGCCGCGGCCGGCCCCGAATTCATCTCGGTGACCTACGGGGCCAGCGGTTCCTCCCGCACCTCGTCCCTCGACGTGCTGCGCTACATCCGCACGGCCACCCGGGTGGACCCGATGGCGCACCTGACCTGCGTGGGGTCCTCACATGCCCAGGCCAGCAGCCTGATCCGCGAGTTCCTCGACGCCGGCGTGCGCAGCTTCCTCGCCCTGCGCGGGGACCCGCCGGCGGGATCGACCGAGGATGACGCGTTCCTCGGCGACCTGCACAGCGCCGGCGAGCTCGTTCAGCTCATCCACCGGGTGCAGGCCGAACGGGTGCCCTACCAGGAGACACCGATCCCCGGACTGCCGCAGGCTCGCGCGGTCAAGACCGAACGCGAGCACGTGCGCATCGCCGTCGCCGCCTTCCCGAACGGGCACCCGCGCTCGCGCTCCACGGCCCAGGACATCGACACCCTGTTGGCCAAGCAGGCCGCCGGCGCGAACCTGGCCATCACCCAGCTGTTCTTCCACGCCGACCACTACCTGAGCTTCATCCAGCGGGCCAGGGAGGCCGGCGTCGAATTCCCGATCCTGCCCGGCATCATGCCGGTGACCAGCCCGGGCCGGCTCCGGCGCATCCTCGAGCTCTCCGGCGAGGAGCTGCCCGCCGAGCTGTCCATCCAGCTCGAAGTGGAACCCACCGTCGAAGGCCAGCGGGAGATCGGCATCAGCCATGCCGCCGCGCTGGCCGAGAAACTCATCGCGGGCGGCGCTCCCGGCCTGCACCTCTATGCCTTCAACCAGCACGAGACCGTGCTCGCCGTTCTCGACCGGGCGGGGGCGCTCGCGCCGGCCGCACCGGTTGCCGCATCCCAGTGCCCGCCCTCGACCTTTGCCTCCACCAGCCCCGCTGCCAGCGCCACTGCCGGTACTCACTCCACGAAGGACTACTGA
- the hflX gene encoding GTPase HflX, translating to MTESTAPHDDDDVVARVLASAESRSSGYSLFASGSAQALQARPADGGFDGGDHDGEQTEREDRNALRRVGGLSTELQDVTEVEYRQLRLENVVLIGVYSARSLLDAENSMRELAALAETAGATVLDGLLQRRATPDPSTYLGKGKALELASIVAALGADTVIADSELAPSQRRALEDVVKVKVIDRTAVILDIFSQHAKSREGKAQVELAQLAYLLPRLRGWGDSMSRQAGGQVGGTGAGMGSRGPGETKIELDRRRIHTRMSRLRKQMIEMKPAREAKRANRKRNAVPSVAIVGYTNAGKSSLLNRITKAGVLVENSLFATLDATVRKSSTADGRLYTFTDTVGFVRNLPHQLVEAFRSTLEEVADSDVIIHVVDASHPDPASQLATVREVIGEVGASAIPELVVFNKSDLVSDDDRLVLRGLSPQAIFVSARSGEGIDAVLTAVETMLPRPEIRLDLLIPYDRGDLIPILHGQGKVLALDYAETGTLVTALVSPGIEAQFTPFVVAPAVTA from the coding sequence ATGACTGAATCAACCGCTCCACACGACGATGACGATGTAGTTGCGCGCGTGCTGGCCAGCGCCGAGAGCCGTTCGTCCGGCTACTCCCTCTTCGCCAGCGGATCGGCGCAGGCCCTGCAGGCCCGCCCGGCCGACGGCGGCTTCGACGGCGGCGACCACGACGGCGAACAGACCGAGCGTGAAGACCGCAACGCCCTGCGCCGCGTGGGCGGGCTCTCCACCGAACTCCAAGACGTCACCGAAGTCGAATACCGCCAGCTGCGTCTCGAGAACGTGGTGCTGATCGGCGTCTACTCCGCCCGCAGCCTGCTCGACGCCGAGAACTCCATGCGCGAACTCGCCGCCCTGGCCGAAACCGCCGGCGCCACCGTGCTCGACGGCCTGTTGCAGCGCCGCGCCACCCCCGACCCCAGCACCTACCTCGGCAAGGGCAAGGCCCTCGAACTGGCCTCCATCGTGGCCGCGCTCGGTGCCGACACCGTGATCGCCGACTCCGAACTGGCACCCAGCCAGCGGCGTGCCCTCGAAGACGTAGTCAAGGTGAAGGTCATCGACCGCACCGCCGTGATCCTCGACATCTTCAGCCAGCACGCCAAGAGCCGGGAGGGCAAGGCGCAGGTCGAACTGGCCCAGCTGGCCTACCTGCTCCCACGCCTCCGCGGTTGGGGCGACTCGATGTCCCGCCAGGCCGGTGGCCAGGTCGGTGGCACCGGAGCGGGCATGGGCTCGCGCGGACCCGGTGAGACGAAGATCGAACTGGACCGTCGCCGCATCCATACGAGGATGTCCCGGCTGCGCAAGCAGATGATCGAGATGAAACCCGCCCGCGAGGCCAAGCGCGCCAACCGCAAGCGCAACGCGGTGCCCTCCGTGGCCATCGTCGGATACACCAACGCCGGCAAGTCCAGCCTGCTCAACCGCATCACCAAGGCCGGGGTGCTCGTCGAGAACTCCCTGTTCGCCACCCTGGACGCCACCGTGCGCAAGTCCAGCACCGCGGACGGACGGCTGTACACCTTCACCGACACCGTCGGTTTCGTGCGAAACCTGCCGCACCAGTTGGTGGAGGCGTTCCGCTCCACCCTCGAGGAGGTCGCGGACTCCGACGTCATCATCCACGTCGTCGACGCGTCACACCCCGACCCGGCCAGCCAGCTGGCCACCGTGCGGGAAGTCATCGGCGAGGTCGGCGCCAGCGCCATCCCCGAGCTGGTCGTGTTCAACAAGAGCGACCTGGTCAGCGACGACGACCGACTCGTGCTGCGCGGACTCTCGCCGCAGGCGATCTTCGTCTCGGCGCGCTCCGGCGAGGGAATCGATGCCGTGCTCACGGCCGTCGAGACCATGCTTCCTCGCCCGGAAATCCGGCTCGACCTGCTCATTCCGTATGACCGTGGTGACCTCATCCCGATCCTGCACGGCCAGGGAAAGGTCCTCGCGCTGGACTACGCCGAAACCGGTACCCTCGTGACGGCGCTCGTGTCGCCCGGTATCGAGGCCCAGTTCACGCCGTTCGTGGTGGCACCTGCCGTCACCGCCTAG
- a CDS encoding class I SAM-dependent methyltransferase, which translates to MASEHYFSSAPGSDLKLRQITVKIAGAIREVTTANAIFSPEHIDTGTKVLMREAPEPSGGGDILDLGCGWGPISLHLALADPSATVWAVDVNERALELVRLNATNLGLTNVNAVLPEDVPESVSFAGIWSNPPIRVGKAELHAMLSHWLPRLTPGTDAWLVVQRNLGSDSLQRWLADEFSDTLEVSRYAMDKGFRILRTHRLP; encoded by the coding sequence ATGGCTTCCGAACACTATTTCTCGTCGGCTCCGGGCAGCGACCTGAAATTGCGGCAAATCACCGTGAAGATCGCCGGTGCGATCCGCGAGGTCACGACCGCGAACGCGATCTTCTCACCCGAACACATCGACACCGGCACCAAGGTGCTGATGCGCGAGGCTCCCGAACCCTCCGGTGGCGGCGACATCCTGGACCTCGGCTGCGGCTGGGGTCCGATCAGCCTGCACCTGGCCCTCGCCGATCCGTCGGCCACGGTCTGGGCCGTGGACGTCAATGAGCGAGCCCTCGAACTGGTGCGGTTGAACGCCACCAACTTGGGGCTCACCAATGTCAACGCCGTGCTGCCCGAGGATGTTCCCGAGTCGGTGTCGTTCGCCGGCATCTGGTCGAATCCGCCCATCCGGGTGGGCAAGGCCGAACTGCACGCCATGCTCAGCCACTGGCTGCCCCGGCTGACCCCGGGCACGGATGCCTGGCTCGTCGTGCAGCGCAACCTCGGTTCTGACTCCCTGCAGCGCTGGCTCGCCGACGAGTTCTCCGACACCCTCGAGGTCTCCCGCTACGCGATGGACAAGGGCTTCCGCATCCTGCGTACCCACCGCCTCCCCTAA
- the dapF gene encoding diaminopimelate epimerase, which translates to MSIDLHFTKGHGTGNDFVLIADPDGALDLTPEQIQGICDRRFGVGADGIIRAVRSANLEAGAAALAEDDTAEWFMDYWNADGTVSEMCGNGIRVYTRFLLEQGLAELAPGETLPIGTRSGVRDLQRNATGYQVDLGRWRLEPGETLVRAKNLAVARPGLGINVGNPHIVVALADADELESADLTFIPQLDPEPADGANVEFVLPHDPLVVDGVGRIRMRVHERGSGETLSCGTGAVAAALATRHWAGAGAPNQWRVEVPGGVLGVRMFPTEDGEHVSLSGPAELVFDGTLHLG; encoded by the coding sequence ATGAGCATCGATCTCCACTTCACCAAGGGCCACGGCACCGGCAACGACTTCGTACTCATCGCGGATCCGGACGGCGCCCTCGACCTCACCCCGGAGCAGATCCAGGGCATCTGCGACCGCCGCTTCGGTGTGGGCGCCGACGGCATCATCCGCGCCGTCCGCTCGGCCAACCTCGAGGCCGGGGCCGCGGCGCTGGCCGAGGACGACACGGCCGAGTGGTTCATGGACTACTGGAACGCCGACGGCACCGTGTCGGAGATGTGCGGCAACGGCATCCGCGTCTACACACGCTTCCTGCTCGAGCAGGGCCTCGCCGAGCTCGCACCCGGTGAGACCCTGCCCATTGGCACCCGCAGCGGCGTGCGCGACCTGCAGCGCAACGCCACCGGCTACCAGGTGGACCTGGGCCGCTGGCGTCTGGAGCCGGGGGAAACCCTCGTGCGGGCCAAGAACCTCGCCGTGGCCCGGCCGGGCCTGGGCATCAACGTGGGCAACCCGCACATCGTCGTGGCTCTCGCCGATGCCGACGAGCTCGAGAGCGCTGACCTCACCTTCATTCCCCAGCTCGACCCGGAGCCCGCCGACGGCGCCAATGTGGAGTTCGTCCTGCCGCACGACCCGCTCGTGGTCGACGGTGTGGGTCGCATCCGGATGCGCGTGCACGAACGCGGGAGCGGCGAAACCCTGTCCTGCGGAACCGGCGCCGTCGCGGCCGCTCTGGCCACCCGGCATTGGGCCGGCGCCGGCGCTCCCAACCAGTGGCGCGTCGAGGTGCCCGGCGGTGTGCTGGGTGTGCGTATGTTCCCCACCGAGGACGGCGAGCACGTGTCGCTCTCCGGCCCCGCCGAGCTGGTCTTCGACGGCACCCTCCACCTCGGCTGA
- the miaA gene encoding tRNA (adenosine(37)-N6)-dimethylallyltransferase MiaA: MSRVLVVIVGPTGTGKSDLSLDLAERLREAGRPAEIVNADAMQLYRGMDIGTAKLPVTERRGIPHHLLDVLEVSDEATVARYQVEARAAITGIVERGAVPILVGGSGLYVSSVVYDFQFPGTDAALRARLEGELTAQGPGLMYERLKAVDPGSAARIGASNGRRLVRALEVVELTGAPQAAVLPGDPAYWMPAVTLGLRLPREVLTPRLDARVDRMWAAGLVDEVRGLLPAGLETGITASRAIGYAQALGQLGGTLSQPEAVEATQQLTRRYARRQVSWFKRDPHTHWIDADDADRVDQAARHLPAL; the protein is encoded by the coding sequence CTGAGCCGCGTGCTCGTCGTCATCGTCGGCCCAACGGGTACCGGCAAGTCCGACCTGTCCCTCGACCTCGCCGAACGGCTGCGGGAGGCCGGGCGGCCGGCCGAGATCGTCAACGCTGACGCCATGCAGCTCTACCGGGGCATGGACATCGGCACCGCGAAGCTCCCCGTCACCGAACGGCGCGGGATCCCGCACCACCTGCTCGACGTGCTCGAGGTATCGGACGAGGCCACGGTGGCCCGCTATCAGGTCGAGGCCCGGGCGGCCATCACCGGCATTGTCGAACGCGGGGCCGTGCCCATCCTCGTCGGAGGATCCGGCCTCTACGTGTCCTCGGTGGTCTACGACTTCCAGTTCCCCGGCACCGACGCCGCGCTGCGTGCCCGCCTGGAGGGGGAACTCACCGCCCAGGGCCCCGGGCTGATGTACGAACGGTTGAAGGCTGTGGACCCCGGCTCGGCCGCCCGCATCGGCGCCAGCAACGGCCGCCGGCTGGTGCGCGCCCTCGAGGTCGTCGAACTCACCGGTGCGCCGCAGGCGGCTGTGCTGCCCGGCGACCCGGCCTACTGGATGCCGGCCGTCACCCTCGGCCTCCGCCTACCCCGCGAGGTGCTCACACCCCGGCTGGACGCCCGGGTCGACCGGATGTGGGCCGCCGGACTCGTCGACGAGGTGCGCGGCCTGCTGCCGGCCGGGCTGGAGACCGGCATCACGGCCAGCCGCGCCATCGGCTACGCCCAGGCCCTCGGTCAGCTGGGCGGCACCCTCAGCCAGCCTGAGGCCGTCGAAGCCACCCAGCAGCTGACCCGGCGTTACGCCCGGCGTCAGGTGAGCTGGTTCAAGCGCGACCCGCACACGCACTGGATCGACGCCGACGACGCCGACCGGGTCGACCAGGCCGCCCGCCACCTGCCCGCGCTCTGA
- the miaB gene encoding tRNA (N6-isopentenyl adenosine(37)-C2)-methylthiotransferase MiaB: protein MSSVTAPSLATPSSLDPSPHTTTVIAPSAAARDDAGRARTYEVRTFGCQMNVHDSERLSGSLEAAGYVSAAGAEADIVVINTCAVRENADNKLYGNLGYLASVKRKHAGMQIAVGGCLAQKDKATILAKAPWVDVVFGTHNMGSLPSLLERARHNGEAQLEILESLETFPSTLPTKRDSSYSGWVSISVGCNNTCTFCIVPALRGKEKDRRPGEILAEIQALVDDGAIEVTLLGQNVNSYGVEFGDRLAFGKLLRAAGQIQGLERIRFTSPHPAAFTDDVIDAMADTPAVMPQLHMPLQSGSDRVLKAMRRSYRSTKFLGILERVRAQMPDAAISTDIIVGFPGETEEDFLETMRVVEESRFATAFTFQYSIRPGTPAATMADQVPKAVVQDRYERLIALQERISWEENSKVVGREVELLVANGEGRKDSDTHRLSGRAPDSRLVHFDVPAGSELPRPGDMVTVTVTQAAPFHLIADSLDGAPLRIRRTIAGDAWDRQEAESCGVPTPAGSTGGAVSLGLPTLRVGGPAGAGLNLSNLNQHGGATTIPIYPVDDAER from the coding sequence ATGAGCAGCGTCACCGCACCATCCCTGGCCACCCCGTCGTCCCTCGACCCGTCGCCGCACACGACGACAGTCATCGCTCCGTCGGCGGCGGCGAGGGACGACGCCGGCCGGGCGCGCACCTATGAGGTGCGCACCTTCGGCTGCCAGATGAACGTGCACGACTCCGAACGGCTGAGCGGCTCGCTCGAGGCGGCCGGCTACGTGTCCGCGGCCGGCGCCGAGGCCGACATCGTGGTGATCAACACCTGCGCCGTGCGGGAGAACGCCGACAACAAGCTCTACGGCAACCTCGGCTATCTCGCCTCGGTCAAGCGCAAGCACGCGGGCATGCAGATCGCCGTGGGCGGCTGCCTGGCTCAGAAGGACAAGGCCACCATCCTGGCCAAGGCCCCCTGGGTGGACGTGGTGTTCGGAACCCACAACATGGGGTCGCTGCCCAGCCTGCTCGAACGGGCCCGGCACAACGGTGAGGCGCAGCTCGAGATCCTCGAGTCCCTGGAGACCTTCCCGTCCACCCTGCCCACCAAACGCGACTCCAGCTACAGCGGCTGGGTGTCCATCTCGGTCGGCTGCAACAACACCTGCACCTTCTGCATCGTCCCGGCCCTCCGCGGCAAGGAGAAGGACCGCCGCCCCGGCGAGATCCTCGCCGAGATCCAGGCGCTGGTCGACGACGGCGCCATCGAGGTGACCCTGCTCGGGCAGAACGTGAACTCGTACGGCGTCGAGTTCGGCGACCGGCTGGCATTCGGCAAGCTGCTGCGCGCGGCCGGGCAGATCCAGGGGCTGGAGCGCATCCGTTTCACCAGCCCGCACCCCGCCGCGTTCACCGACGACGTCATCGACGCCATGGCCGACACCCCCGCCGTGATGCCGCAGCTGCACATGCCGCTGCAGTCCGGCTCCGACCGGGTGCTCAAGGCCATGCGCCGCTCCTACCGGTCCACCAAGTTCCTCGGCATCCTCGAGCGGGTGCGCGCCCAGATGCCCGATGCCGCGATCAGCACCGACATCATCGTCGGCTTCCCCGGCGAAACCGAGGAAGACTTCCTCGAGACCATGCGGGTTGTCGAGGAATCCAGGTTCGCCACCGCCTTCACCTTCCAGTACTCGATCCGCCCGGGTACCCCGGCGGCCACCATGGCCGACCAGGTGCCCAAGGCCGTGGTGCAGGACCGCTACGAGCGGCTCATCGCCCTGCAGGAGCGCATCTCCTGGGAGGAGAACAGCAAGGTGGTCGGCCGTGAGGTCGAACTGCTCGTCGCCAACGGTGAGGGCCGCAAGGACTCCGACACTCACCGGCTGAGCGGGCGCGCACCCGACAGCCGCCTCGTGCACTTCGATGTGCCCGCCGGCTCCGAGCTGCCCCGCCCCGGCGACATGGTCACCGTCACGGTCACTCAGGCCGCGCCGTTCCACCTCATCGCGGACTCCCTCGACGGCGCGCCCCTGCGCATCCGCCGCACCATCGCCGGCGACGCCTGGGACCGGCAAGAGGCCGAGTCCTGCGGCGTGCCCACCCCGGCCGGCTCCACGGGCGGCGCCGTGTCCCTCGGCCTGCCCACCCTGCGGGTCGGCGGCCCGGCCGGCGCCGGCCTGAACCTCAGCAACCTCAACCAGCACGGCGGCGCCACGACCATCCCGATCTACCCGGTCGACGACGCGGAACGCTGA
- a CDS encoding regulatory protein RecX, whose amino-acid sequence MVHFEASPERSADRGPDRDGLAPVTYLPGASPTDQADAAADDAADERDHAEKLLLQRLRGRSLSVVEAEKLLRSTDIDEEAVQEMLERFTELHYLDDEKLADQIMHSHHERKGLGRSGVSAEMRQRGLGAELIAEKLEEMPDDEAERATELALKRVTQLDRFDDATIDRRLTGFLMRKGYASSVVRDAVKAALASRRGSGRASTVRFR is encoded by the coding sequence ATGGTGCACTTCGAAGCCTCACCTGAGCGCTCCGCGGACCGCGGTCCCGATCGTGACGGTCTGGCCCCGGTGACCTATCTGCCGGGCGCCAGCCCCACCGATCAGGCGGATGCCGCCGCGGACGACGCGGCCGACGAGCGCGATCACGCCGAGAAGCTGCTCCTGCAGCGGCTGCGCGGACGGTCCTTGTCGGTCGTCGAGGCGGAGAAGCTGCTGCGCTCCACCGACATCGACGAAGAGGCCGTGCAGGAGATGCTGGAGCGGTTCACCGAACTGCACTACCTCGATGACGAGAAGCTCGCCGACCAGATCATGCACAGCCACCACGAGCGCAAGGGGCTGGGCCGCAGCGGCGTCTCGGCCGAAATGCGCCAGCGTGGGCTGGGTGCCGAGCTGATCGCCGAGAAGCTCGAGGAGATGCCCGATGACGAGGCGGAACGTGCCACGGAGCTCGCGCTCAAGCGCGTGACGCAGCTGGACCGCTTCGACGACGCGACCATCGACCGCAGGCTCACCGGCTTCCTGATGCGTAAGGGCTACGCCTCGTCCGTCGTGCGCGACGCCGTCAAGGCCGCCCTGGCCTCCCGGCGTGGTTCCGGCCGGGCCTCCACGGTGCGCTTCCGCTGA